One genomic region from Pseudomonas hormoni encodes:
- a CDS encoding cupin domain-containing protein yields MPPANSAPTQDSATAEPHFLGTRIRGLRKRRGMTLAELAQMSELTAGYISQLERNLAYPSIPALFNIARSLGVTIQWFFASEAQTAPEDDGIVVRKNSRMSVHYEDGIVDHLLTPQPNRQLEMLHSRFPPGTYSQQSYSHEGEEAGYLLSGSFELWVGERHFQLSEGDSFSFSSQEPHRYGNPGEVDAVVIWVITPPSF; encoded by the coding sequence ATGCCGCCTGCCAACAGCGCGCCCACACAGGACAGCGCAACGGCAGAACCGCATTTTCTCGGCACACGCATTCGTGGCCTGCGCAAACGCCGGGGCATGACTCTCGCGGAACTGGCCCAGATGAGCGAGCTGACGGCGGGATACATCAGCCAGCTTGAACGAAACCTGGCCTACCCCTCCATCCCCGCCCTCTTTAACATCGCCCGTAGCCTGGGCGTGACCATTCAGTGGTTCTTTGCCAGCGAAGCGCAGACTGCGCCCGAAGACGACGGCATTGTCGTGCGCAAGAACAGCCGGATGAGCGTGCATTACGAAGACGGCATCGTGGATCATCTGCTGACACCGCAGCCGAACCGGCAGCTGGAGATGCTGCACTCGCGGTTTCCGCCGGGCACTTACAGCCAGCAGAGTTACAGCCATGAGGGTGAAGAGGCTGGGTATCTGCTTTCGGGGAGTTTCGAGTTGTGGGTGGGGGAGCGGCACTTTCAGTTGAGTGAAGGGGATAGTTTCAGCTTTTCGAGTCAGGAGCCGCATCGGTACGGGAATCCCGGGGAAGTGGATGCGGTGGTGATTTGGGTGATTACGCCGCCTTCGTTTTGA